From the Deinococcus sp. YIM 134068 genome, one window contains:
- a CDS encoding DUF1206 domain-containing protein, which produces MAELKDVGGRLRAEAAREAARAVPGIEALARFGYASKGVVYATVGGLALSVALGRGGATTDTQGALLRLQDLPLGTFLTLLLVVGLVGYALWQGLRAVLDPERQGSGANGIVKRVGYGMSAAVNVGVAIFAARLATQGSAPRNQNSEGEAARRVLDLPGGQALLTLAGLALLAVAANQLYAASGAKFMKRMAFSDLGPGPTRTLQRVGQVGVGARGLLLGLIGVFCLVGAWQGDSNPVLGTSEVLTWLRGQPAGNLLLGAVALGTLAYGVWCAVQARYRRIQVRG; this is translated from the coding sequence ATGGCAGAGCTTAAGGATGTGGGCGGACGCCTGCGGGCGGAAGCGGCACGGGAGGCGGCGCGGGCGGTCCCCGGCATCGAGGCGCTGGCCCGCTTCGGGTACGCGAGCAAGGGGGTGGTGTATGCCACGGTGGGCGGCCTCGCGCTGAGCGTCGCGCTGGGGCGGGGGGGCGCGACCACCGACACGCAGGGGGCGCTGCTGCGGCTTCAGGACCTGCCGCTGGGCACGTTCCTGACCCTGCTGCTCGTCGTCGGGCTGGTCGGGTACGCGCTGTGGCAGGGGCTGCGCGCGGTTCTCGACCCGGAGCGGCAGGGCAGCGGGGCGAACGGTATCGTCAAGCGGGTGGGCTACGGGATGAGCGCCGCCGTGAACGTGGGCGTGGCGATCTTCGCGGCCCGGCTGGCGACCCAGGGCAGCGCCCCGCGCAACCAGAACAGCGAGGGGGAGGCCGCCCGCCGGGTCCTCGACCTGCCCGGCGGTCAGGCGTTGCTGACGCTGGCGGGCCTCGCCCTGCTGGCGGTGGCGGCCAATCAGCTCTACGCCGCCTCCGGGGCGAAATTCATGAAGCGCATGGCCTTCAGCGACCTGGGGCCGGGGCCGACGCGCACCCTGCAACGGGTCGGGCAGGTCGGCGTCGGGGCGCGCGGGTTGCTGCTGGGCCTGATCGGCGTATTCTGCCTCGTGGGCGCGTGGCAGGGCGACTCCAACCCGGTGCTGGGCACCTCCGAGGTCCTGACCTGGCTGCGCGGGCAACCCGCCGGGAACCTCCTGCTGGGTGCCGTCGCCCTGGGCACCCTCGCCTACGGCGTGTGGTGCGCGGTGCAGGCGCGGTATCGCCGGATTCAGGTCCGGGGGTAG
- a CDS encoding SDR family oxidoreductase, with product MSGPLTGRVAVVAGATRGAGRGIAAELGALGATVLCTGRSTRAGLSELGVSRGRPETIEETADLVTAAGGAGIAVRCDHLSESDVGALAERVRAEFGGLDVLVNDVWGGERHSEWGRKAWELDLGKARALALGGLWSHLVTGRYLLPLLRPGGLIVEVTDGDGWTYRGNLIYDLTKTGVMRLAQGWAHELEGDPRGITSVSVTPGYLRSEEMLAHFGVVEARWRDAVTRDPNFAESETPRFVGRAIAALAADPDKRRFNGRALASWTLMDEYGFTDVDGRKPHWGNWLRDVLSGQVITPDQV from the coding sequence ATGAGCGGGCCGCTGACCGGGCGGGTGGCCGTCGTCGCCGGGGCCACGCGCGGGGCGGGCCGGGGCATCGCCGCCGAACTGGGGGCGCTGGGCGCGACCGTCCTTTGCACGGGCCGTTCCACCCGCGCGGGCCTGAGCGAGCTGGGCGTGAGCCGGGGCCGCCCCGAGACCATCGAGGAGACGGCGGACCTCGTGACGGCGGCGGGCGGCGCTGGGATTGCGGTGAGGTGCGACCACCTCAGCGAATCCGACGTGGGGGCGCTCGCGGAACGCGTCCGGGCGGAGTTCGGCGGCCTCGACGTGCTGGTGAACGACGTGTGGGGTGGCGAACGGCACAGCGAATGGGGCAGGAAGGCGTGGGAACTGGACCTCGGCAAGGCCCGCGCACTCGCCCTAGGCGGGTTGTGGTCCCACCTTGTCACCGGTCGGTATCTTCTACCGCTTCTGCGTCCCGGCGGTCTCATCGTGGAGGTCACGGACGGCGACGGCTGGACCTACCGGGGCAACCTGATCTACGACCTCACCAAAACGGGCGTGATGCGGCTCGCGCAGGGCTGGGCACATGAGTTGGAGGGCGACCCGCGCGGTATCACCAGCGTGAGCGTCACGCCCGGCTACCTCAGAAGCGAGGAAATGCTGGCCCATTTCGGGGTGGTGGAGGCCCGCTGGCGCGATGCCGTCACCCGAGACCCCAACTTCGCCGAGTCCGAGACGCCGCGCTTCGTGGGTCGGGCCATCGCCGCGCTCGCCGCCGACCCCGACAAACGCCGCTTCAACGGACGCGCCCTCGCCTCGTGGACCCTGATGGACGAGTACGGCTTCACGGACGTGGACGGTCGGAAACCGCACTGGGGCAACTGGCTCCGGGACGTGCTGAGTGGGCAGGTGATCACGCCGGATCAGGTTTGA
- a CDS encoding FKBP-type peptidyl-prolyl cis-trans isomerase gives MNITQDKVVELDYVLKVEGEVVDQSEAGEPLTYLHGHSNIIPGLERALEGKKAGDSLHVTVQPEDGYGERDEDNVEDLDRADFDDEVEIGATYYAQAEDGSVLPFTVVSVEGDTVQVDFNPPLAGMVLNFDVTVKSVRDATSEELDHGHAHAAGMHDHE, from the coding sequence ATGAACATCACGCAAGACAAGGTTGTGGAACTCGATTACGTCCTCAAGGTGGAGGGCGAGGTCGTGGATCAGAGCGAGGCGGGCGAGCCGCTGACCTACCTCCACGGCCACAGCAACATCATTCCGGGGCTGGAGCGCGCCCTGGAGGGCAAGAAGGCGGGCGACAGCCTCCACGTCACCGTCCAGCCGGAAGACGGCTACGGCGAGCGCGACGAGGACAACGTGGAGGACCTCGACCGCGCCGACTTCGACGACGAGGTGGAGATCGGCGCGACCTACTACGCCCAGGCGGAAGACGGCAGCGTTCTGCCCTTCACCGTCGTCTCCGTGGAGGGCGACACCGTGCAGGTGGACTTCAACCCGCCCCTCGCCGGAATGGTCCTGAACTTCGATGTGACCGTCAAGAGCGTCCGCGACGCGACGAGCGAGGAACTGGACCACGGGCACGCGCACGCGGCGGGGATGCACGACCACGAGTAA
- a CDS encoding YdeI/OmpD-associated family protein produces the protein MAGVARKPSRHFNGRLARPPQEVGGSRQPHRGRGGGGGAVLRLDRLQAAQARRRTLHAVFRPPQARQRVERGEQGPHPTDGGGGKDDTSGSGEDRRGEGRRLVDPARRGGCAGRTVRSGGGVEETGARARWDAFPRSAKRGILEWIAQAKTSATRERRVRETAILAARGERANQWRRRS, from the coding sequence ATGGCGGGCGTGGCTCGAAAGCCATCACGACACTTCAACGGGCGTCTGGCTCGTCCTCCGCAAGAAGTCGGCGGGTCCCGTCAACCTCACCGGGGACGAGGCGGTGGAGGAGGCGCTGTGCTTCGGCTGGATCGACTCCAGGCCGCGCAAGCTCGACGGCGCACGCTCCATGCTGTATTTCGCCCCCCGCAAGCCCGGCAGCGGGTGGAGCGCGGTGAACAAGGTCCGCACCCTACGGATGGCGGCGGCGGGAAGGATGACACCAGCGGGTCAGGCGAAGATCGACGCGGCGAAGGCCGACGGCTCGTGGACCCTGCTCGACGCGGTGGATGCGCTGGAAGAACCGTCCGATCTGGAGGCGGCGTGGAGGAGACGGGAGCGCGGGCGCGGTGGGACGCCTTCCCCCGCAGTGCGAAACGGGGCATCCTGGAGTGGATCGCGCAGGCGAAAACTTCTGCCACCCGTGAGCGGCGGGTGCGCGAGACGGCCATCCTCGCCGCACGGGGAGAGCGGGCGAACCAGTGGCGCAGGCGTTCCTGA
- a CDS encoding molybdopterin molybdotransferase MoeA — protein sequence MTRPPPDFPMFVSVQEARDMLAALLPDPGQEDVPLSQARGRTLAAPLAARVSHPSATESALDGIAAREGDTLGAGPDTPVRLRIVGESRAGVPFTGTVGPGQCVLIYTGAPLPPGTDAITPVERLTQDGRLHVLLTRPASPGDVRREGEDFRAGEQVLEAGAVLTPPRVALAAALGHARVPVRRRLRVALLSTGDEVIEPGEALSPGQVYDSNRYGLAAMLEECGCDVLPLGHAPDRPEALREVIAGAGGADVLLTSGGVSMGRYDFMRDLLIDHGRVAFWKVRMRPGGPALLGGWNGLPVFGLPGNPVSSLVVFHVIVRPALTGHPLQTLRLRAGTAFRTLPDKTAFWRATLRDGQVHDYPRQSSGVLRSLSDTGALVIVPEGVRVEAGDEVEVVLL from the coding sequence ATGACGCGCCCACCGCCGGACTTCCCGATGTTCGTCAGCGTGCAGGAGGCGCGGGACATGCTCGCGGCGCTGCTGCCCGACCCCGGCCAGGAGGACGTGCCGCTCTCTCAGGCGCGGGGCCGCACCCTCGCCGCGCCGCTCGCCGCCCGCGTGAGCCACCCCAGCGCGACCGAGAGTGCCCTCGACGGCATCGCCGCGCGGGAGGGGGACACGCTGGGCGCTGGCCCGGATACCCCCGTCCGCCTGCGGATAGTCGGCGAGAGCCGTGCCGGCGTTCCCTTCACGGGCACGGTCGGCCCCGGCCAGTGCGTCCTCATTTACACGGGCGCTCCCCTGCCACCCGGCACCGACGCGATCACCCCGGTGGAGCGGTTGACCCAGGACGGCAGACTTCACGTCCTCCTCACGCGGCCCGCCAGTCCCGGCGACGTGCGCCGCGAGGGCGAGGACTTCCGGGCGGGGGAACAGGTGCTGGAGGCGGGTGCCGTCCTCACCCCGCCGCGTGTGGCGCTCGCCGCCGCGCTCGGCCACGCCCGCGTTCCCGTGCGCCGCCGCCTGCGGGTCGCGCTGCTCTCCACCGGGGACGAGGTGATCGAACCCGGCGAGGCCCTGTCCCCCGGCCAGGTGTACGACTCCAACCGCTACGGCCTGGCCGCCATGCTGGAGGAGTGCGGCTGCGACGTGCTGCCCCTCGGCCACGCGCCCGACCGCCCGGAGGCGCTGCGGGAGGTCATCGCGGGGGCGGGCGGCGCGGACGTGCTGCTCACGAGCGGCGGGGTCAGCATGGGAAGGTACGACTTCATGCGCGACCTGCTGATCGACCACGGGCGGGTCGCCTTCTGGAAGGTGCGGATGCGGCCCGGCGGCCCGGCCCTCCTCGGCGGCTGGAACGGCCTGCCCGTCTTCGGGCTGCCGGGGAACCCGGTGAGCAGCCTCGTCGTCTTCCACGTCATCGTCCGCCCCGCACTCACCGGGCACCCCCTCCAAACGTTGCGGCTGCGGGCGGGCACGGCCTTTCGCACCCTGCCCGACAAGACGGCGTTCTGGCGCGCGACCCTTCGGGACGGGCAGGTCCACGACTACCCGAGGCAGAGCAGCGGCGTCCTGCGCTCGCTGAGCGACACGGGTGCCCTGGTGATCGTGCCGGAGGGGGTGCGGGTGGAGGCGGGCGACGAGGTGGAGGTCGTGTTGCTGTAG
- a CDS encoding (2Fe-2S)-binding protein, translating to MNVTVTVNGKPYTRDVEPRLLLVHFLREDLGLTGTHVGCDTSQCGACTVHLNGDAVKSCTLLAVQADGMDVTTIEGIGTPAALHPLQTGFWEEHGLQCGFCTPGMIMSSAELLKHNPSPSEEDIRLHLEGNYCRCTGYHNIVRAVQHAAGMMAGQERREAVEAADD from the coding sequence ATGAACGTGACCGTCACCGTGAACGGCAAGCCCTACACCCGCGACGTGGAACCCCGGCTCCTGCTCGTGCATTTTCTGCGCGAGGACCTCGGTCTGACGGGCACCCACGTCGGCTGCGACACCTCGCAATGCGGTGCCTGCACCGTCCACCTGAACGGCGACGCGGTGAAGAGCTGCACCCTGCTCGCCGTGCAGGCCGACGGAATGGACGTGACCACCATCGAGGGCATCGGCACGCCCGCCGCCCTGCATCCCCTCCAGACAGGCTTCTGGGAGGAACACGGCCTCCAGTGCGGCTTCTGCACCCCCGGCATGATCATGTCGAGCGCCGAACTCCTCAAGCACAACCCCAGCCCCAGCGAGGAGGACATCCGCCTTCACCTGGAGGGCAATTACTGCCGCTGCACCGGCTACCACAACATCGTCCGGGCCGTGCAGCACGCCGCTGGGATGATGGCCGGGCAGGAGCGGCGGGAAGCGGTGGAAGCGGCGGACGATTGA
- a CDS encoding DUF429 domain-containing protein: MRFIGLDLAWSARNPTGGAVIEGDAGGGRLTETALLSDDVSVLAFVDAHAGEGPAIVAIDAPLTVPNVTGRRPAEAEVGAVFGRFQAAAHPTNRTRLADASGVVRGEALTQALEARGFVHDPRIPARVPVRRVVEVYPHPATVALFGLTRTLKYKNKGQDRSVLEEAWAAFHRHLAALREADPPLTGLDAHLAVDPAALKGRALKNHEDRTDAILCAYIALYAHRWGLERSEVLGTLDGGSILTPTLPERWDASRLVPA, from the coding sequence ATGCGCTTCATCGGTCTTGACCTCGCCTGGTCCGCCCGCAACCCCACGGGCGGGGCCGTCATCGAGGGGGACGCGGGGGGTGGGCGGCTCACGGAGACGGCCCTCCTCTCGGACGACGTGAGCGTTCTCGCCTTCGTGGACGCGCACGCGGGCGAGGGTCCGGCCATCGTCGCTATCGACGCGCCCCTCACCGTGCCCAACGTGACGGGACGGCGGCCCGCCGAGGCAGAGGTTGGGGCGGTGTTCGGGCGCTTTCAGGCGGCGGCGCATCCCACCAACAGAACGCGACTGGCGGACGCATCGGGCGTCGTTCGGGGGGAGGCACTGACTCAAGCCCTGGAGGCGCGCGGCTTCGTCCACGACCCCCGGATTCCCGCCAGGGTGCCCGTCCGCCGCGTGGTCGAGGTCTACCCACACCCGGCGACCGTCGCCCTGTTCGGCCTGACGCGAACGCTGAAGTACAAGAACAAGGGGCAGGACCGAAGTGTGCTGGAGGAGGCATGGGCCGCATTCCACCGTCACCTCGCCGCGTTGAGGGAGGCGGACCCGCCGCTCACGGGTCTCGACGCCCACCTCGCCGTGGACCCCGCCGCCCTGAAAGGCCGTGCCCTCAAGAACCACGAGGACCGCACCGACGCCATCCTGTGCGCCTACATCGCCCTGTACGCCCACCGCTGGGGGCTGGAGCGGAGCGAGGTGCTGGGCACACTGGACGGCGGCTCCATCCTCACGCCGACGCTGCCGGAACGCTGGGACGCCTCCCGCCTGGTGCCCGCGTGA
- a CDS encoding xanthine dehydrogenase family protein molybdopterin-binding subunit, producing the protein MTESRPEKYMGQALKRKEDPRFITGAGKYTDDFVVHGMLHAAMVRSSYAHARIGNIDKGGVEGMPGVVAVFTGEDVKAAGIGAIPPGWLLPDLKIPAHHAIAQGEVNHVGDIVAVVIAETRAQAEDAAALLDVEYEALPAVALGSDALAQGAAQVHDDVPGNVAFRWEIGDETALNEAFNRAHKTVKIKLRNHRLVPNAIEPRASLAQFAPASGEYTLHTTSQNPHIHRLILAAFVMGIPEHKLRVISPDVGGGFGSKIFQYQEEVIVLLAAQKLGRPVKWAARRSEAFVSDMQGRDHESEAELAVDADGRMLGLRVNTVANLGAYLTLFAPAVPTYLYGTLMNGVYKFPAVHVKVTGVMTNTVPVDAYRGAGRPEATYLIERIVDVMAHELGVDPTEFRRKNFIQPDEFPYQTPVALVYDSGDYEPALDMALNMMNYPELRAEQERMKGTNKILGVGVISYLEACGLAPSALVGQLGAQAGQWESSLVRVHPTGKVELYTGSHSHGQGHETAFPQIAADELQIPIEDIDLIHGDTGRMPYGWGTYGSRSAAVGGSALKMALGKITAKAKKIAAHLLEASEEDVEHEGGVFCIKGAPEQAKTFFDVSLMAHLAHNLPEGMEPGLEATAFYDPKNFVYPFGTHVAVVEIDTDTGHVKLRGYGCVDDCGPLINPLIAEGQVHGGIAQGAGQALWEDAAYDDEGNFLAGTFMEYAVPRADDLPTFQIDHTVTPSPHNPLGVKGIGEAGTIASTAAVANAVMDALWHECRIEHLDMPYTSEKVWKAVRDARAAGMGQAADD; encoded by the coding sequence ATGACCGAATCCAGACCCGAGAAGTACATGGGCCAGGCCCTCAAGCGCAAGGAGGACCCGCGCTTCATCACGGGGGCCGGGAAGTACACCGACGACTTCGTGGTTCACGGGATGCTCCACGCGGCGATGGTCCGCAGTTCCTACGCGCACGCGCGCATCGGAAACATCGACAAGGGCGGGGTGGAGGGGATGCCGGGCGTGGTCGCCGTGTTCACGGGCGAGGACGTGAAGGCCGCCGGAATCGGGGCCATTCCACCGGGCTGGCTGCTGCCCGACCTGAAGATTCCCGCCCACCACGCCATCGCGCAGGGCGAGGTCAATCACGTCGGGGACATCGTGGCGGTCGTGATCGCCGAGACGCGCGCCCAGGCGGAGGACGCCGCCGCGCTGCTCGACGTGGAGTACGAGGCGCTGCCCGCCGTGGCCCTCGGCAGCGACGCGCTCGCCCAGGGTGCCGCGCAGGTCCATGACGACGTGCCCGGCAATGTCGCCTTCCGCTGGGAGATCGGGGACGAGACGGCGCTGAACGAGGCGTTCAACCGGGCACACAAGACGGTCAAGATCAAGCTCCGCAACCATCGCCTCGTGCCGAACGCGATTGAGCCGCGTGCGTCCCTGGCGCAGTTTGCGCCCGCGTCCGGGGAATACACGCTCCACACGACCTCGCAGAATCCGCACATCCACCGCCTGATCCTCGCGGCCTTCGTGATGGGCATTCCCGAACACAAGCTGCGGGTGATCAGCCCGGACGTGGGCGGGGGCTTCGGGTCCAAAATCTTCCAGTATCAGGAGGAGGTCATCGTCCTCCTCGCCGCGCAGAAGCTGGGTCGCCCGGTGAAGTGGGCGGCGCGGCGCAGCGAGGCGTTCGTCTCCGACATGCAGGGCCGCGACCACGAGTCGGAGGCGGAACTCGCCGTGGATGCGGACGGGCGGATGCTCGGGCTGCGGGTGAACACGGTCGCCAACCTCGGCGCGTACCTCACCCTCTTCGCACCCGCCGTCCCGACGTACCTGTACGGGACGCTGATGAACGGCGTCTACAAGTTCCCCGCCGTTCACGTCAAGGTGACGGGCGTGATGACGAACACCGTGCCCGTGGACGCCTACCGGGGCGCGGGCCGACCCGAGGCGACATACCTCATCGAGCGCATCGTGGACGTAATGGCGCACGAACTGGGGGTGGACCCCACCGAGTTCCGGCGCAAGAACTTCATCCAGCCCGACGAGTTCCCCTATCAGACGCCCGTGGCCCTCGTGTACGACTCCGGCGACTACGAACCCGCGCTCGACATGGCGCTGAACATGATGAACTACCCCGAGTTGCGCGCCGAGCAGGAGCGGATGAAGGGGACGAATAAGATTCTCGGCGTGGGCGTCATCTCGTACCTGGAGGCGTGCGGCCTCGCGCCGTCCGCGCTCGTCGGGCAGCTCGGCGCTCAGGCGGGACAGTGGGAGAGCAGCCTCGTCCGCGTCCACCCCACCGGCAAGGTCGAGCTGTACACTGGCTCGCATAGCCACGGGCAGGGGCACGAGACGGCCTTTCCGCAGATCGCCGCCGACGAGCTGCAAATCCCCATCGAGGACATCGACCTCATCCACGGCGACACGGGCCGGATGCCCTACGGCTGGGGCACCTACGGCTCCCGCAGCGCGGCGGTGGGCGGCAGCGCCCTGAAGATGGCCCTCGGCAAGATCACCGCGAAGGCGAAGAAGATCGCCGCGCACCTGCTGGAAGCGTCCGAGGAGGACGTGGAGCACGAGGGCGGCGTCTTCTGCATCAAGGGCGCGCCGGAGCAGGCCAAGACCTTTTTCGACGTGTCCCTGATGGCCCACCTCGCGCACAACCTCCCCGAGGGCATGGAGCCGGGGCTGGAGGCGACCGCCTTCTACGACCCCAAGAACTTCGTGTACCCCTTCGGCACCCACGTCGCGGTCGTGGAGATCGACACGGACACCGGGCACGTCAAGCTGCGCGGCTACGGCTGCGTGGACGACTGCGGCCCCCTCATCAACCCGCTGATTGCCGAGGGGCAGGTCCACGGCGGCATCGCGCAGGGGGCGGGGCAGGCGCTGTGGGAGGACGCCGCCTACGACGACGAGGGCAACTTCCTCGCCGGAACGTTCATGGAGTACGCCGTGCCCCGCGCCGACGACCTCCCGACCTTCCAGATCGATCACACCGTCACGCCCAGCCCCCACAACCCCCTCGGCGTGAAGGGCATCGGCGAGGCGGGCACCATCGCCTCCACCGCCGCCGTCGCCAACGCGGTGATGGACGCCCTGTGGCACGAGTGCCGGATCGAGCATCTGGACATGCCCTACACGAGCGAGAAGGTGTGGAAGGCGGTCCGGGACGCGCGGGCGGCAGGGATGGGGCAGGCGGCGGACGACTGA
- a CDS encoding helix-turn-helix transcriptional regulator, protein MATTGGKDRAGVLLVLLLGELGEERRGEDVAHGANLSRSHAARLFRARFGEGPAAFRRRLTLERAAWTLRRTAASVTEVALEAGFGSLEGFTRAFARAYGTSPSLYRRAGLRSHLLPAPSGIHFQPLGVALRTEDHMDLLDHLLTFDEAFVRQALAHARTLPDGALDTPLGEAHPLTFETPDRTLRDLLDKLVFNKEVWVAAVRGGELPQESRDRTPDGLEARLSVAFPAFRALAREVQAEGRWRQTFVDALCEPPEVFPYGGMLAHVLTVDAHRRHVLSAWLWRLGVRLDADPMLFGRRADVAGARG, encoded by the coding sequence ATGGCGACCACGGGGGGCAAAGACCGGGCCGGAGTTCTCCTCGTCCTGCTGCTGGGAGAGCTGGGCGAGGAGCGGCGGGGTGAGGACGTGGCGCACGGCGCGAACCTCAGCCGCTCGCACGCCGCGCGGCTCTTCCGGGCACGTTTCGGGGAGGGTCCCGCCGCCTTTCGCCGTCGGCTGACGCTGGAGCGGGCCGCGTGGACGCTCCGGCGCACGGCGGCGAGCGTGACGGAGGTGGCGCTGGAGGCGGGGTTCGGGTCATTGGAGGGCTTCACGCGCGCCTTTGCCCGCGCCTACGGGACCTCGCCGAGCCTGTACCGCCGCGCCGGGCTGCGCTCCCACCTCCTGCCCGCCCCCAGCGGCATCCACTTTCAACCCCTGGGCGTCGCCCTGCGAACGGAGGACCATATGGACCTGCTCGACCACCTGCTCACCTTCGACGAGGCGTTCGTCCGTCAGGCCCTCGCGCACGCCCGCACCCTGCCCGACGGGGCACTCGACACGCCGCTCGGCGAGGCACACCCCCTGACCTTCGAGACGCCCGACCGCACCCTGCGCGACCTGCTCGACAAGCTGGTGTTCAACAAGGAGGTCTGGGTCGCGGCGGTGCGCGGCGGCGAGTTGCCCCAGGAGAGCCGCGACCGCACGCCGGACGGGCTGGAGGCGCGGCTGAGCGTCGCCTTTCCCGCCTTCCGGGCGCTGGCCCGCGAGGTGCAGGCGGAGGGCCGGTGGCGGCAGACTTTCGTGGACGCCCTGTGCGAGCCGCCCGAGGTCTTCCCCTACGGCGGGATGCTCGCGCACGTCCTCACCGTGGACGCGCACCGCCGCCACGTCCTGAGCGCGTGGCTGTGGCGGCTGGGCGTGCGGCTGGACGCCGACCCGATGCTGTTCGGGCGGCGGGCGGACGTGGCCGGGGCGCGGGGATGA
- a CDS encoding NAD(P)/FAD-dependent oxidoreductase has protein sequence MKTLILGAGYAGLAVATKMKPLPDLEALLVEQNAYHTFETRLHEAAAHNTPVTLPLAPLLRGTGVHLEQAQVEGVDVDEKEVTLKDGRVLTYDTLVVGLGSVTNFYRIPGLAENAAELKQLTDADEIFSFVNRAYASDYAGNRDIVVGGAGLTGVELVTELAQRAELLSKERGLPPFQIYLVEAGPKILPILDDALRMKAENTLREYGIQILVGHRIMAATADSVTVQTQEGEQKVLQAGKIIWTGGIQARDIVKGERLEKGPGGRIAVDATLRAKGYPDVFVIGDMGLALNQDGKPVPTTAQHAGQQGRLTGKNVMRLARGEELEPYEPTTLGEFVSLGGLMAVGWMKLPWNQKLAITGGLAHVMKRASEWRWRASID, from the coding sequence ATGAAGACCCTGATCCTCGGTGCCGGCTACGCGGGCCTCGCGGTAGCCACCAAGATGAAGCCCTTGCCCGACCTGGAGGCCCTGCTCGTCGAGCAAAACGCCTACCACACCTTCGAGACGCGTCTCCACGAGGCCGCCGCGCACAACACGCCGGTCACGCTGCCGCTCGCCCCGCTGCTGAGGGGCACGGGCGTCCATCTGGAGCAGGCGCAGGTGGAGGGCGTGGACGTGGACGAGAAGGAAGTGACCCTCAAGGACGGGCGCGTGCTGACCTACGACACGCTCGTGGTGGGCCTGGGGTCGGTGACGAACTTCTACCGCATCCCCGGCCTCGCCGAGAACGCCGCCGAACTCAAGCAGCTCACCGACGCGGACGAGATTTTCTCCTTCGTGAACCGCGCTTACGCGAGCGACTACGCGGGCAACCGCGACATCGTGGTGGGCGGCGCGGGCCTGACGGGCGTGGAACTCGTGACCGAACTCGCGCAGAGGGCCGAGCTGCTGAGCAAGGAGCGCGGGCTGCCGCCCTTCCAGATTTATCTCGTGGAGGCGGGGCCGAAGATTCTGCCCATCCTCGACGACGCCCTGCGGATGAAGGCCGAGAATACCCTGCGCGAGTACGGCATCCAGATTCTCGTCGGCCACCGCATCATGGCGGCCACCGCCGACAGCGTGACGGTACAGACGCAGGAGGGCGAGCAGAAGGTCTTGCAGGCGGGCAAGATCATCTGGACCGGCGGCATCCAGGCGCGCGACATCGTGAAGGGCGAGCGGCTGGAGAAGGGGCCGGGCGGGCGCATCGCCGTGGACGCCACCCTGCGCGCCAAGGGCTACCCCGACGTGTTCGTGATCGGTGACATGGGCCTGGCGCTCAATCAGGACGGCAAGCCCGTGCCCACGACCGCCCAGCACGCCGGGCAGCAGGGCCGCCTGACGGGCAAGAACGTCATGCGCCTGGCGCGCGGCGAGGAGCTGGAACCCTACGAGCCGACCACTCTCGGCGAGTTCGTCTCCCTCGGCGGCCTGATGGCCGTGGGCTGGATGAAACTTCCGTGGAACCAGAAGCTCGCCATCACGGGCGGCCTCGCCCACGTCATGAAGCGCGCCTCCGAGTGGCGCTGGCGGGCGAGCATCGACTGA
- a CDS encoding FAD binding domain-containing protein: MYPTNFDYQKAHSVDEALSAMAANPDLKVIAGGHSLLPAMKLRLAQPPALLDVFGIEEMKGIREEGDVFVVGAMTTHAQILRSQLSLFPEVAGYVGDPMVRNRGTIGGSLAHADPSADYPAAALALGVEFVIRGMEGERVVPADEMFLGMFESAVQPGELLTHLRVPRNVQASAYEKFKHPASHYAIVGIALARHADGQIRAAYTGAGEKAARLTRLEERLNAGQPAGTGLVESADLLGDRFASPEYRAHLVDVLAARGAARV, encoded by the coding sequence ATGTACCCAACCAACTTCGACTACCAGAAAGCCCACTCCGTCGACGAGGCGCTGTCCGCGATGGCCGCCAATCCCGACCTCAAGGTGATTGCTGGGGGGCACTCGCTTCTGCCCGCGATGAAGCTCCGGCTCGCGCAGCCGCCCGCGCTGCTCGACGTGTTCGGCATCGAGGAGATGAAAGGCATCCGCGAGGAGGGCGACGTGTTCGTGGTCGGGGCGATGACCACGCACGCGCAGATTCTGCGTTCTCAGCTCTCCCTCTTCCCTGAGGTGGCGGGCTACGTCGGCGACCCGATGGTCCGCAACCGGGGCACCATCGGCGGCTCGCTGGCGCACGCCGATCCCAGCGCGGACTACCCGGCGGCGGCCCTCGCCCTCGGGGTGGAGTTCGTCATCCGGGGCATGGAGGGTGAGCGCGTCGTGCCCGCCGACGAGATGTTCCTGGGCATGTTCGAGAGCGCGGTCCAGCCCGGCGAACTGCTCACCCACCTCCGCGTTCCGAGGAACGTTCAGGCCAGCGCCTACGAGAAGTTCAAGCACCCGGCGAGCCACTACGCCATCGTCGGCATCGCCCTCGCCCGTCACGCGGACGGGCAGATTCGGGCCGCCTACACGGGGGCGGGAGAGAAAGCCGCGCGTCTCACGCGGTTAGAAGAACGGTTGAACGCCGGGCAGCCTGCCGGAACGGGCCTCGTCGAATCCGCCGACCTCCTCGGCGACCGCTTCGCCAGCCCCGAGTACCGGGCGCATCTGGTGGACGTGCTCGCGGCTCGGGGGGCGGCGAGGGTGTAG